Proteins encoded in a region of the Salmo trutta chromosome 34, fSalTru1.1, whole genome shotgun sequence genome:
- the LOC115173291 gene encoding uncharacterized protein LOC115173291, whose product MHLLSMSTKWPTYDSRSSTPSFLLSESDVTEDEADIDVFTSESEGDSSGGGKTCSVPFSLAGGGEAAPRLHWSVAGSGQAKCFPHTTTYPSMVASPGSAALSTKGSTEETMQGDLAFAQKCSELQRFIRPLLELLNGLKTGRFERGLSSFQSSVAIDRLQRILGILQKPEMGEKFLRTLLQVEMMLKMWFPHVTPVAATQNPTPSLPPRWHQNQLCMPVKKRKLSWLDSDFPNAAPPSCKRLQREDNYQEITSQDSCPLSTDTYNPSCLTVSKRRKGNKRLEMSPCSACGSPATQDSRVSSTLLVLHSHQLSLHGHQPQRCHSRPGTVKTETDIASVETQRRGQSIPILLRSMKQEPE is encoded by the exons ATGCATTTGTTGAGCATGTCCACCAAATGGCCGACCTATGACTCCCGCTCCTCCACCCCTAGCTTCCTCCTCAGCGAGAGCGACGTGACTGAGGACGAGGCAGACATTGATGTCTTCACCTCCGAAAGTGAGGGAGATAGCTCAGGGGGTGGCAAGACCTGCTCAGTACCCTTCTCCCTGGCCGGGGGTGGCGAGGCAGCCCCTAGGTTACACTGGTCCGTGGCTGGGAGTGGACAAGCAAAATGCTTTCCTCACACCACCACCTACCCATCCATGGTGGCTTCCCCTGGCAGTGCTGCGTTAagcacaaagggaagcacagaggAGACCATGCAAGGAGACCTGGCCTTCGCTCAAAAA tGTTCAGAGCTGCAAAGGTTTATCAGACCCCTGTTGGAGCTTCTGAATGGACTCAAGACAGGGAGATTTGAGAGAGGTCTTAGCAGTTTCCAGTCGAGCGTTGCCATCGATAGACTCCAGAGGATCCTGGGTATTCTTCAGAAACCTGAAATGGG AGAAAAATTCCTCCGCACCCTTCTGCAGGTAGAGATGATGCTGAAGATGTGGTTCCCCCATGTGACCCCTGTCGCTGCCACCCAGAACCCCACACCCAGTCTTCCGCCACGATGGCACCAAAATCAgctgtgcatgccagtcaag AAGCGCAAGCTTAGCTGGTTGGACTCTGACTTCCCCAATGCCGCCCCACCCAGCTGCAAGCGCCTGCAGCGCGAGGACAACTACCAGGAAATTACCTCACAAGACTCTTGCCCGTTGAGCACAGACACCTATAACCCCTCATGTCTGACTGTCAGCAAGAGAAGAAAGGGAAATAAGAGGCTTGAAATGTCACCTTGCTCAGCATGCGGTAGCCCAGCTACACAAGACAGCCgtgtctcctccaccctcctggTCCTTCACTCACATCAGCTCTCCCTCCATGGACATCAGCCACAGAGGTGCCACAGCAGGCCTGGCACAgtgaagacagagacagatattGCATCAGTGGAAACCCAAAGGAGGGGTCAGTCTATCCCCATATTACTGAGGTCTATGAAACAAGAGCCGGAGTAG